From bacterium:
AGACATCCTGGTGGTCAACAATACCAAGGTGATCCCGGCCCGGTTGATCGGGCGCAAGAAACAGACCGGCGGGGAAGTGGAGATCTTGTTGCTTCGGCATGAATCCGAAAATTTGTGGAACTGCCTGGTCCGGCCGGGACGGAGGCTGATGCCCGGGGCCTGGGTTGAGTTTAAAGACGGCTTGATGGAGGCGGAGATCGTCGAACCCCGGGAAGGCGGGCAGCGCCTGGTCAGATTCACGCATCAGGGTGACTTTTACCAAACCCTGGAAAAGGTGGGACAAGTTCCCCTGCCGCCATACATCGACCGAAAGCCAATGGAGTCAGACAAAAACCGCTACCAGACAATATATGCCAAGGAGGAAGGCGCAGTGGCCGCCCCCACCGCCGGCCTGCATTTCACCCCGGAGCTGATGAAAAAGGTCAAG
This genomic window contains:
- the queA gene encoding tRNA preQ1(34) S-adenosylmethionine ribosyltransferase-isomerase QueA; the encoded protein is MKLSSFDYNLPPELIAKSPVEKRDSSRLMVLHRNDGHIEHRRFSDIVEYLEPSDILVVNNTKVIPARLIGRKKQTGGEVEILLLRHESENLWNCLVRPGRRLMPGAWVEFKDGLMEAEIVEPREGGQRLVRFTHQGDFYQTLEKVGQVPLPPYIDRKPMESDKNRYQTIYAKEEGAVAAPTAGLHFTPELMKKVKDKGVEVLEILLHVGWGTFKGVEAEDIREHKMDAEYYKISREVAEKIKNGKLENRKIVVVGTT